The following proteins come from a genomic window of Nitrososphaerota archaeon:
- a CDS encoding glycosyltransferase family 2 protein, giving the protein MLNLELPKVSIIIVNYNRKNDTEECIQSILNSEYPKERLEVIIIDNGSSDGSVEFLKQKYSQYHIIRIVSLDKNYGFCLPNNMGARMANGDYIFFLNNDTIIEKSCILKLAEAAIKYEKNDVVAFAPKILYYDAPRIIQVAGGTLSIIGFGYYRGDGEKDSHLFSKVEYVGFASGAAAFINRDFFLSVQGFDPEYFASAEETELGFKIWLSGKKVLYVPSARVYHKVSVTFGRRGPTPWKVHLQTRNRLLNMFKFVNSFDLIFGFLLSIGLDLKRFIQYLLLRDLDCAYNILLAYINAIKIINKKYFKRKRSALQSLKKVDINCLKKKEVFATITECLKREIYLTYILGRVFFRKRWDAS; this is encoded by the coding sequence ATGTTAAATTTAGAGTTACCTAAAGTTAGCATAATAATAGTCAATTATAATAGGAAAAATGATACAGAGGAATGTATCCAATCTATTCTAAATAGTGAATATCCTAAAGAAAGACTTGAAGTAATTATAATTGATAATGGATCATCTGATGGTTCGGTCGAATTCTTAAAGCAAAAGTATTCACAATACCATATCATAAGAATTGTATCACTTGATAAGAACTATGGCTTCTGTCTCCCAAATAATATGGGGGCCAGAATGGCAAATGGAGACTATATATTCTTTCTCAATAATGACACGATTATTGAAAAGTCTTGCATATTAAAATTAGCGGAAGCAGCTATAAAATATGAAAAAAATGATGTTGTAGCATTTGCGCCAAAGATACTGTATTATGATGCTCCTAGGATAATTCAAGTAGCCGGGGGCACATTATCTATTATAGGATTTGGATACTATAGAGGTGATGGTGAAAAAGATTCTCATTTATTCAGTAAAGTTGAGTACGTTGGATTTGCTTCAGGAGCAGCAGCTTTTATTAATAGGGATTTCTTTTTATCCGTACAAGGGTTTGACCCAGAATATTTTGCATCAGCAGAGGAGACCGAACTGGGATTTAAAATCTGGTTATCAGGCAAAAAAGTTTTATACGTTCCATCAGCAAGAGTATATCATAAAGTTAGTGTAACTTTTGGAAGACGGGGGCCTACCCCATGGAAAGTACATTTACAAACTAGGAATCGATTACTTAACATGTTCAAGTTTGTTAACTCTTTTGACTTAATATTTGGATTTCTTCTTAGCATCGGGCTTGATTTAAAAAGGTTTATACAATATCTCTTATTGAGAGATTTGGATTGCGCTTACAATATCCTACTTGCTTATATTAATGCTATAAAAATTATAAATAAAAAATATTTCAAAAGAAAGAGAAGTGCATTGCAATCTTTAAAAAAAGTTGACATCAATTGTTTGAAAAAGAAAGAGGTCTTTGCGACAATTACTGAATGTCTTAAGAGAGAAATATATCTAACTTATATTTTGGGAAGGGTTTTCTTTAGAAAAAGATGGGACGCATCATAA
- a CDS encoding glycosyltransferase produces MLKPLLNRKQLLISVIVNTYNSSSTIEKCLRSLLTQKIKPHEIIIVDGGSTDSTVKIIDDFMKNYSSITMILIKDPSSTPASNRNKGIYASSGNIIAFLDSDCEAPPEWIEIIYNFFSKNDNNRVVGVCGPYAPPYDSDNFTLFSYHSIGIILGKISSQFMRQEDKEKFVSSMPAGNSAYLKNVLVSVGGFNPKLRWCEDTDLGIRLRSKGYLLQFIPKMFVFHRWKGWRTIKSLCKSGFQYGFGRIISSRINIMLFSPFPFVFSILLAFLFLVAVNLPLILIIIALFYLIFILAISVKYRIITIKGMLSFPFFILSYVIGSWTGLFKVIFDSLKNKS; encoded by the coding sequence TTGTTGAAACCTTTACTGAATAGAAAACAATTGCTTATATCAGTAATTGTAAACACATATAACTCTTCAAGTACCATAGAGAAGTGCCTACGTTCATTGCTTACTCAAAAAATAAAACCTCATGAAATAATAATTGTTGATGGCGGTTCTACTGATTCAACAGTAAAAATAATAGATGACTTTATGAAAAATTATTCATCAATTACGATGATTTTAATAAAAGATCCTAGTAGTACTCCGGCAAGCAACAGAAACAAAGGCATTTATGCCTCTTCGGGTAATATAATAGCCTTTCTTGATTCAGATTGCGAAGCCCCACCAGAATGGATCGAAATAATATATAATTTCTTCTCAAAGAATGATAATAATAGAGTTGTTGGAGTTTGTGGACCCTATGCTCCACCATACGATTCTGATAATTTTACATTATTCTCTTACCATTCGATTGGAATCATTCTAGGAAAAATTTCCTCCCAATTTATGCGACAAGAAGATAAAGAAAAATTTGTTTCCAGCATGCCTGCTGGAAATAGTGCGTATCTTAAGAATGTGCTAGTTAGTGTTGGAGGATTTAATCCAAAATTAAGATGGTGTGAAGATACCGACCTCGGCATTAGGCTTAGAAGTAAAGGATACCTACTTCAATTTATACCAAAGATGTTCGTATTTCACAGATGGAAAGGATGGAGAACAATTAAAAGCTTGTGCAAATCTGGTTTCCAATATGGTTTTGGTAGAATTATATCTTCTAGAATTAATATAATGCTTTTTTCACCTTTTCCCTTTGTATTTTCTATCTTGTTGGCGTTTTTGTTCTTAGTAGCAGTTAATCTTCCATTAATTCTTATAATCATAGCTTTATTCTACCTAATATTTATCCTTGCTATTAGTGTTAAATACAGGATCATAACCATAAAAGGAATGCTCTCTTTCCCATTTTTTATTCTATCTTATGTTATTGGATCATGGACAGGATTGTTTAAAGTAATATTCGATTCACTAAAAAATAAGTCTTAG
- a CDS encoding glycosyltransferase family 2 protein, which translates to MFKKPFIIACIPAYNEEKTIAKVIIKTQKYVDKVIVCDDGSKDMTAEIAEKLGAILIKHERNMGYGAALATLFKKAREMKADIMVILDADDQHDPDYIPKLIEPIIKKEANIVIGSRFLEEKSKQEMPKYREIGIKMITKITEKIAEKGISDAQSGYRAYDKKAIEIIQPAEQGMGASTEIILKAIDNNLKIKEIPITIKYEVTKPSTHNPIFHILDVIASTIKFISVRHPLMCYGIPGAILLLIGLSFGIWAVQIYVQQKQLITNIALIAIAAIILGLILATTAIILFTIITLLREQK; encoded by the coding sequence ATGTTCAAGAAACCATTTATAATTGCTTGCATTCCTGCATATAATGAAGAAAAGACAATTGCAAAAGTGATAATTAAAACTCAAAAATATGTTGATAAAGTAATAGTATGCGATGACGGAAGCAAAGATATGACTGCTGAAATTGCTGAAAAATTAGGAGCGATATTAATAAAACATGAAAGGAATATGGGATATGGAGCAGCATTAGCAACGCTATTCAAAAAAGCAAGAGAAATGAAAGCGGACATAATGGTTATACTTGATGCTGATGATCAGCATGACCCAGACTATATTCCAAAATTAATAGAACCGATAATAAAGAAAGAGGCAAATATAGTAATAGGATCAAGGTTTTTAGAAGAGAAAAGTAAACAAGAAATGCCAAAATATAGAGAAATAGGAATAAAAATGATAACAAAAATAACAGAGAAAATAGCGGAAAAAGGGATATCGGATGCACAAAGTGGATATAGAGCATATGATAAAAAAGCAATAGAAATAATACAGCCAGCAGAACAAGGAATGGGAGCAAGCACAGAAATAATATTAAAAGCGATAGACAATAATTTAAAAATAAAAGAAATACCAATAACAATAAAATATGAAGTAACAAAACCATCAACACACAATCCAATATTTCATATACTCGACGTAATAGCAAGCACTATAAAATTCATATCAGTAAGACACCCATTAATGTGTTATGGGATACCAGGAGCAATATTATTATTAATAGGATTATCTTTTGGAATATGGGCAGTACAAATATATGTGCAACAAAAACAATTAATAACAAATATAGCATTAATAGCAATAGCAGCAATAATACTTGGATTAATACTTGCAACAACAGCGATAATATTATTCACGATAATAACTTTATTAAGAGAACAAAAATAA
- a CDS encoding nucleotidyltransferase domain-containing protein yields MQIQDIELLKDQLKNFNEPCVKAIVMFGSRARGESKDRSDIDLLVLHENCNIEDMVIRRRYFYNILREAIGKEYEDITLIDMELKYFLKPYEINSLLLNIYYDSIAIYDKTGTIESFLKYVKNKIEESGLKRIKDGKAYYWILPKPLKEVKIL; encoded by the coding sequence ATGCAAATTCAAGATATAGAATTATTAAAGGACCAACTTAAAAATTTTAATGAGCCATGTGTAAAAGCCATAGTAATGTTTGGCTCTAGAGCTAGAGGAGAATCTAAAGATAGAAGCGATATCGACTTACTTGTGCTTCATGAGAATTGCAATATTGAAGACATGGTTATAAGAAGAAGGTACTTTTATAATATTTTACGTGAAGCTATAGGTAAAGAATATGAAGATATTACACTTATTGACATGGAACTTAAATATTTTCTTAAACCATATGAGATTAATTCATTACTATTAAATATTTACTATGATTCTATTGCAATTTATGATAAAACAGGAACTATTGAAAGCTTTTTAAAATATGTAAAGAATAAAATTGAAGAAAGTGGCTTAAAAAGAATTAAGGATGGGAAAGCTTACTATTGGATTCTACCTAAGCCATTAAAAGAAGTAAAAATTTTATGA
- a CDS encoding DUF3131 domain-containing protein: MSIRKIIVFFIIININIPSFIVVSSSQVIEDDIRREIDQWIEWAKIAWRYFEPGVGVDRNTGLHKASIYWSGCSDWDLGGYLITILHAEKIGLIKKEGEWGADRRIEKVLEFLEKRELTWDGIPYWGYDTNGKPLDTARTNPSDSGRLLIALYLIKKYKPYFSSRIDYIVYKKHNFRKIAMDNEAWKTTGDFYAYYVAHGFKFFGFGNYTPVANALNFLNSIRNREKVDVYGIKLPKASIIMEPLLHIIFELEPNEEIMQYTYNAYLAQELRYKNTKRYTAWSEGNAQKTGVSYVYEWIVYGDGSTWKITPEQITPITYIKAAIGMHALFNTDYTKDMVDYIIERFEVLDLSKGFYEGIDDAGEIVLQIIDKTNTLIIEAAYYAIRKLIEKTYRLNIQENKKTYSLGEEVKIELLFSGMEPPFSYNRTLEIELFNKKGIIDESKIIMEENNYTLIYNNLESGPYILNCRVITNYNGYNSSIINSTKIFINSAQVSSIAIPLIVATNTSIKILANIEYYFPREDLSIEIPLKIQIIDRENNQTLAINQTLISNEKGIIPIVFYLNTPNIEKDWKLSIETYYNINNEWMYDKIPGWRKNFNIEIKKENITQTEIYVIKYETIKETIIKTTTKKYEITKTVKITETPEYSNNLNLIIALIGILTISSFLLINITKRKGRHATQTSR; the protein is encoded by the coding sequence ATGAGTATTAGAAAAATAATAGTATTTTTTATAATTATTAATATTAATATTCCTAGTTTTATAGTAGTATCATCTTCTCAAGTAATAGAAGATGATATTAGAAGGGAAATTGATCAATGGATTGAATGGGCAAAAATTGCATGGAGATATTTTGAACCTGGAGTAGGAGTTGATAGAAATACGGGTTTGCATAAAGCTAGTATATATTGGAGTGGCTGTTCAGATTGGGACCTTGGAGGATATTTAATAACGATTCTACATGCTGAAAAAATTGGTTTGATAAAAAAAGAAGGAGAATGGGGAGCAGATAGAAGGATAGAGAAAGTATTAGAATTTTTAGAGAAAAGAGAATTAACATGGGATGGAATACCATATTGGGGATATGATACAAATGGAAAACCATTAGATACTGCTAGAACAAATCCATCAGATAGTGGAAGATTATTAATTGCTTTATATTTAATAAAAAAATATAAACCATATTTTTCTTCAAGAATAGACTATATTGTTTATAAAAAGCATAATTTTAGGAAAATTGCTATGGATAATGAAGCTTGGAAAACTACAGGAGATTTTTATGCATATTATGTAGCACATGGTTTTAAATTTTTTGGATTTGGTAATTATACACCTGTAGCTAATGCATTAAATTTTTTAAATTCGATAAGGAATAGAGAGAAAGTCGATGTATATGGAATAAAATTACCTAAAGCCAGTATTATTATGGAACCTTTGTTGCATATTATTTTTGAATTGGAACCAAATGAAGAAATAATGCAATATACTTATAATGCATATTTAGCGCAAGAATTGAGATATAAAAATACTAAAAGATATACTGCATGGAGTGAAGGAAATGCTCAAAAAACTGGAGTATCTTATGTTTATGAATGGATAGTATATGGAGATGGAAGTACATGGAAAATAACACCTGAACAAATAACTCCAATAACATATATTAAAGCTGCAATTGGTATGCATGCATTATTCAATACCGATTATACTAAGGATATGGTAGATTATATTATTGAAAGATTTGAAGTATTAGATCTTAGTAAAGGATTTTATGAAGGAATAGATGATGCAGGAGAAATTGTGCTTCAAATAATAGATAAAACAAATACATTAATAATAGAAGCAGCTTATTATGCTATAAGGAAATTAATTGAAAAAACATATAGATTGAATATTCAAGAAAATAAAAAAACCTATTCTTTAGGAGAAGAAGTAAAAATTGAATTGCTTTTTTCAGGAATGGAGCCACCTTTTTCTTATAATAGAACATTAGAAATAGAATTATTTAATAAAAAAGGTATAATTGATGAAAGTAAAATAATAATGGAAGAAAATAATTATACATTAATTTATAATAATTTAGAAAGTGGACCATATATTTTAAATTGTAGAGTTATTACAAATTATAATGGATACAATAGTTCTATAATAAATTCAACAAAAATATTTATAAATAGTGCTCAAGTATCTTCAATAGCTATTCCATTAATAGTAGCTACAAATACTTCAATCAAAATATTAGCAAATATAGAATATTATTTCCCAAGAGAAGATTTATCTATTGAAATTCCTTTAAAAATTCAAATAATAGATAGAGAAAATAATCAAACTTTAGCAATTAATCAAACATTAATATCAAATGAAAAAGGGATTATTCCAATAGTATTTTATTTAAATACTCCAAATATTGAAAAGGATTGGAAATTATCAATTGAAACATATTATAATATTAATAATGAATGGATGTATGATAAAATACCTGGATGGAGAAAAAATTTTAATATAGAAATAAAGAAAGAAAATATTACACAAACAGAAATTTATGTAATAAAATATGAGACTATTAAAGAAACAATTATTAAAACTACTACAAAAAAATATGAGATTACAAAAACAGTAAAAATTACCGAAACTCCAGAATATTCAAATAATTTAAATTTAATAATAGCATTAATTGGAATATTAACTATTTCTTCATTTTTATTGATAAATATAACAAAAAGGAAAGGGAGACATGCTACTCAAACTTCAAGATAA
- a CDS encoding glycosyltransferase family 2 protein: MTINIYEIIVALFLFLIYSWTAYNTPIIIIGLKNRLKRKKKLNSLNLSSPKFSIIVPAKNEEKVISRVIEALLNLNYPKDKKEIIIVEDGSEDKTKEICMEYEKKYLNQIKLISKNNSNGKPSALNEGLKHAKGDIIAFFDADNVPESDVLLKVANIFSNNSIVAIQGRTCSINPDQNMLTKIVSIEESVWFESFLEGRKALNLFIPFTGSCQFIKCDILNELGGFNEDSIVEDIELSLRLLKKGYKVHYMPEVISLQESPSKISSLKKQRLRWYRGYMELFLKNISFLKSFEKSKIDAEMLLSGPYMLSISFFSYIIGAIIFLFKIPLNNILLFLLNIALSLLLLILFILGISLILFIKPRKIKNIKWLPFIYAYWILQSFFATFSLIKLILRRKEGWNKTDRSGAITNKSILENEY, translated from the coding sequence ATGACAATTAATATTTATGAAATCATAGTAGCTCTATTTTTATTTTTAATTTATTCATGGACTGCATATAATACTCCAATAATAATAATTGGTTTAAAAAATAGATTAAAAAGAAAGAAAAAATTAAATTCATTAAATTTATCTTCACCAAAATTTTCAATAATTGTTCCAGCTAAGAATGAGGAAAAAGTAATTTCAAGAGTTATCGAAGCTTTATTAAATTTAAATTATCCAAAAGATAAAAAAGAAATAATAATTGTTGAAGATGGATCAGAAGATAAAACTAAAGAAATATGTATGGAATATGAGAAAAAATATCTAAATCAAATAAAATTAATTAGTAAGAATAATTCGAATGGAAAACCTTCAGCTTTAAATGAAGGTTTAAAACATGCTAAAGGTGATATTATAGCTTTTTTTGATGCGGATAATGTTCCAGAATCTGACGTATTGCTTAAAGTTGCAAATATTTTTTCAAATAATTCAATTGTTGCAATTCAAGGTAGGACATGTTCAATAAATCCTGATCAAAATATGCTAACAAAAATTGTATCTATAGAAGAAAGTGTATGGTTTGAATCATTCTTAGAAGGGAGAAAAGCACTTAATTTATTTATACCATTTACTGGAAGTTGTCAATTTATTAAATGTGATATTCTTAATGAGCTTGGTGGGTTTAATGAGGATTCTATAGTTGAAGATATAGAATTATCATTAAGATTATTGAAAAAAGGTTATAAAGTTCATTATATGCCTGAAGTAATTTCATTGCAAGAATCCCCATCAAAAATTTCTTCTCTTAAGAAACAACGTTTAAGATGGTATAGAGGATACATGGAATTATTCTTAAAGAATATATCATTTTTAAAAAGTTTTGAAAAAAGTAAAATAGATGCTGAAATGCTTTTATCAGGTCCGTATATGCTTTCAATAAGCTTTTTTTCATATATTATTGGAGCGATTATATTTTTATTTAAAATACCTTTAAATAATATCCTTTTATTTTTATTAAATATTGCTTTATCCCTTTTATTATTAATACTTTTTATATTAGGCATATCGCTTATTCTTTTTATAAAACCAAGGAAAATTAAAAATATAAAATGGTTACCATTTATTTATGCTTATTGGATTTTACAATCATTTTTTGCTACATTTTCTTTAATTAAACTTATTTTAAGAAGAAAAGAAGGATGGAATAAAACAGATAGAAGTGGAGCAATTACAAATAAGAGTATTCTTGAAAATGAGTATTAG
- a CDS encoding nucleotidyltransferase family protein, producing the protein MNNIVSAILCGGTGIRLRPLTYYFQKSMIPIGSKQKPLLEYIIKLLKFHGIYNIILLVGYKHEQIINYFEDGKRFNINIKYIHDKEGYKGNGWAILNAYEENAFNNFENILIYYGDILSNINLSEMIEQHKKRDAIVTLAVSKGYKLPIGIAKIDNMRIIEIKEKPIIDANVGIGIFLLKKEALEILKNISEKYKNIELDLMSHLLPYLIEMNKKVDAYVTDCFWYDVGSTEKYEKLDSNIIDNIFDFIFEKEK; encoded by the coding sequence ATGAATAACATTGTATCTGCTATTTTATGCGGAGGTACTGGAATTAGACTTAGACCATTAACTTATTATTTTCAAAAATCTATGATTCCAATAGGTTCTAAACAAAAACCTTTACTTGAATATATTATAAAGCTTTTAAAATTTCATGGAATTTATAATATTATTCTTTTAGTAGGATATAAGCATGAACAAATAATAAATTATTTTGAAGATGGAAAAAGATTTAATATTAATATAAAATATATTCATGATAAAGAAGGATATAAAGGTAATGGATGGGCTATTTTAAATGCTTATGAAGAAAATGCATTTAATAATTTTGAAAATATTCTTATTTATTATGGAGATATTTTATCAAATATAAATTTATCAGAAATGATTGAACAACATAAAAAAAGAGATGCAATTGTAACATTGGCAGTATCAAAAGGATATAAGCTTCCAATTGGAATTGCAAAAATTGATAATATGAGAATTATTGAAATAAAAGAAAAACCAATAATAGATGCTAATGTTGGAATTGGAATATTTTTATTAAAAAAAGAAGCTTTGGAAATTTTAAAAAATATTTCTGAAAAATATAAAAATATTGAACTTGATTTAATGAGTCATTTATTACCATATTTAATAGAAATGAATAAAAAAGTGGATGCTTATGTAACAGATTGTTTTTGGTATGATGTTGGTTCTACTGAAAAATATGAAAAATTGGATAGTAATATTATAGATAATATATTTGATTTTATTTTTGAAAAAGAGAAGTAA
- the dapA gene encoding 4-hydroxy-tetrahydrodipicolinate synthase yields MKRIEVKGNIPALVTPFKKNEEIDENALREMVDYVIEGGAHAIFASGTVGSFYLMYPEERKRVGEIVIDQANGRVPVYLCTGGIFAKETMQVIKYAKDIGADAAVVLTPYYIKVSDKELFEHFKNIAENSEIPIILYNNPPRSGINISPEIIEKLVLEIDNIIALKDSSANLIQFEEYVRRVGNKISLIIGVDELMFASLIVGGKGMVNAVGNIVPDMVTKLYEEFQKGNFEKAKEIQNKLFILKKAFLAATYPAPIMAALNLIGKPGGYPRRPVLPVTKEQEAIIKDALIAIGKL; encoded by the coding sequence ATGAAGAGAATTGAAGTAAAAGGAAATATTCCAGCTTTAGTAACCCCTTTTAAAAAGAATGAAGAAATAGATGAAAATGCACTTAGAGAAATGGTTGATTATGTAATAGAAGGAGGAGCTCATGCTATATTTGCATCTGGAACAGTTGGGTCTTTCTATTTAATGTATCCTGAAGAAAGGAAAAGAGTTGGCGAAATAGTTATAGATCAAGCAAATGGAAGAGTTCCTGTTTATTTATGCACTGGAGGAATATTTGCTAAAGAAACAATGCAAGTAATTAAATATGCTAAAGATATAGGAGCTGATGCTGCAGTTGTTCTTACACCATATTATATAAAAGTTAGTGATAAAGAATTATTTGAACATTTTAAAAATATTGCTGAAAATTCAGAAATCCCTATAATCCTTTATAACAATCCTCCAAGATCTGGTATTAATATATCTCCAGAAATAATTGAAAAACTTGTATTAGAAATAGACAATATTATTGCTTTAAAAGATAGTAGTGCAAACTTAATTCAATTTGAAGAATATGTTCGAAGAGTAGGAAATAAAATATCACTTATTATAGGAGTAGATGAATTAATGTTCGCATCATTAATTGTAGGAGGAAAAGGAATGGTAAATGCTGTTGGGAACATTGTGCCAGATATGGTAACTAAACTTTATGAAGAATTTCAAAAAGGGAATTTTGAAAAAGCAAAAGAAATACAAAATAAATTATTTATTCTAAAAAAAGCTTTTCTTGCTGCAACATATCCTGCACCAATAATGGCTGCTTTAAATCTAATAGGTAAACCAGGTGGATATCCAAGAAGGCCTGTATTGCCTGTTACAAAAGAGCAAGAAGCAATTATAAAAGATGCTCTCATTGCTATAGGAAAACTCTAA
- the thiL gene encoding thiamine-phosphate kinase, with translation MVRISEIGEKEIVKYILSKISAPETSSLGIGDDAIDFIEKKGRIVLSVDMLVSSTDVPKGMSLKQVGWKAITSTTSDLASKGAKPLYFMTSIGLPHSLKFEEFKELWKGMNDAAKFYNGKIIAGDTNEAKEIIIDVIGIGIAKKLLSRKGAKKGDIVAVTGLFGKSSSGLKILLEGMKKEGFKELINSTLKPYAKIIEGQILSNSGYASACIDSSDGLALSLYELAEASKVGICITHPPIDKLVEKFSKKYNFSLFDLVFYGGEEYELIATIKPEGWEYVKKLFEKNNKKIIKIGTVVNRNEGISVYWENKKRILEKRGWIHFK, from the coding sequence TTGGTTAGAATTTCTGAAATTGGAGAAAAAGAAATAGTTAAATACATTCTTTCAAAAATTTCAGCACCTGAAACATCTTCATTAGGAATAGGAGATGATGCGATAGATTTTATTGAAAAAAAGGGAAGAATTGTTTTAAGTGTCGATATGCTTGTTTCTTCAACAGATGTCCCAAAAGGAATGAGTTTAAAACAAGTAGGATGGAAAGCTATAACATCAACTACAAGTGACCTTGCATCAAAAGGAGCAAAACCATTATATTTCATGACTTCGATTGGATTGCCGCATTCATTAAAATTTGAAGAATTTAAAGAATTATGGAAAGGGATGAATGATGCTGCTAAATTTTATAATGGAAAAATAATTGCTGGAGATACTAATGAAGCAAAAGAAATTATAATTGATGTTATTGGAATAGGGATTGCAAAAAAATTATTATCAAGAAAAGGTGCAAAGAAAGGAGATATAGTTGCTGTTACAGGATTGTTTGGTAAAAGTTCATCAGGATTAAAGATATTGCTTGAAGGAATGAAAAAAGAAGGCTTTAAAGAACTTATTAATTCTACTTTAAAGCCTTATGCAAAAATAATTGAGGGACAAATTCTTTCAAATTCAGGATATGCTTCAGCTTGTATAGATTCAAGTGATGGATTAGCTTTATCATTATATGAATTGGCAGAAGCAAGTAAAGTTGGAATATGTATTACTCATCCTCCAATAGATAAATTGGTTGAAAAATTTTCTAAGAAATATAATTTTTCTTTATTTGATTTAGTTTTTTATGGAGGAGAAGAATATGAACTTATTGCAACAATTAAACCTGAAGGATGGGAATATGTAAAGAAATTGTTTGAAAAAAATAATAAAAAAATAATAAAAATAGGTACTGTAGTAAATCGTAATGAAGGGATTTCTGTTTATTGGGAAAATAAAAAAAGGATTCTTGAAAAAAGGGGATGGATACATTTTAAATAA
- a CDS encoding polyprenol monophosphomannose synthase yields the protein MHKVFIIIPTYCEAENIKKIIPEIENVFEKSNIKGAILIVDDNSPDGTMDIIKSFSKKYENLYLLLRPRKMGLGSAYRDGFNYILENFETEYIAEMDADGSHPPNFLPEMIYKLEKENADVVIASRYVKGGKIYGWNLRRKITSIGANLLARIFTRINIKDFTSGYRIYKTNVLKKINFSKASSSFAFQIEMVYNCIKNGFKIIEVPFTFIDRKIGKSKLKINEYFYFIFTLFKILLKLGE from the coding sequence ATGCATAAAGTTTTTATAATTATTCCAACTTATTGTGAAGCTGAAAATATTAAAAAAATAATACCAGAAATAGAAAATGTTTTTGAAAAAAGCAATATAAAAGGAGCAATTCTTATAGTTGATGATAATAGTCCTGATGGAACAATGGATATAATTAAATCTTTTTCTAAAAAATATGAAAATTTATATTTATTATTAAGACCAAGGAAAATGGGTTTAGGATCAGCTTATAGAGATGGGTTTAATTATATCTTAGAAAATTTTGAAACTGAATACATTGCTGAAATGGATGCTGATGGTTCTCATCCACCAAATTTTTTACCAGAAATGATTTATAAATTAGAAAAAGAAAATGCAGATGTTGTAATAGCTTCAAGATATGTTAAAGGCGGGAAAATCTATGGTTGGAATTTAAGAAGAAAAATAACTAGTATTGGAGCAAATTTATTAGCTAGAATTTTTACAAGAATAAATATTAAAGATTTTACATCTGGATATAGGATATATAAAACTAATGTTCTTAAAAAAATAAATTTTTCAAAAGCTAGTAGTAGTTTTGCTTTTCAAATCGAAATGGTTTATAATTGCATAAAAAATGGATTTAAGATTATTGAAGTGCCATTCACATTTATTGATAGAAAAATAGGGAAGTCTAAACTTAAAATAAATGAGTATTTTTATTTTATTTTTACTTTATTTAAAATCCTTTTAAAGCTAGGTGAATGA